A single region of the Mycobacterium lentiflavum genome encodes:
- a CDS encoding YbaB/EbfC family nucleoid-associated protein, giving the protein MTAQMHPQVAEALRQAQQFQSIIDDHIHRTNTDAYTVTDETETVEVTVDGHLVLTDLTIEPGLLRLGAEAVEQRINDALRRAEAAATAAGDADDERLVASLAEVTGSLNSLLGLA; this is encoded by the coding sequence ATGACCGCCCAAATGCACCCGCAGGTCGCTGAGGCGTTGCGGCAAGCACAGCAATTTCAGTCGATCATCGACGACCATATCCATCGAACGAACACCGATGCCTACACGGTCACCGACGAGACCGAAACCGTCGAAGTGACCGTGGACGGGCACCTGGTATTGACCGACCTCACCATCGAGCCGGGCCTGCTCAGGCTGGGCGCCGAGGCGGTCGAGCAGCGCATCAACGACGCACTGCGCAGAGCAGAGGCCGCCGCGACCGCGGCCGGCGACGCCGACGACGAGCGCCTGGTCGCGTCACTCGCCGAAGTCACCGGGTCGCTCAATAGCTTATTGGGCTTGGCCTGA
- a CDS encoding putative quinol monooxygenase, with amino-acid sequence MPVVVVATLTVKPESVDTVRDILKTAAEEVHSEPGCQLYAVHESGETFVFVEQWADEEALKVHSTAPAVGKMFTAAGEHLAGAPDIKMLQPVPAGDADKGQLRR; translated from the coding sequence ATGCCCGTCGTCGTCGTCGCCACCTTGACCGTCAAGCCCGAGTCGGTTGACACCGTCCGCGACATCCTCAAGACCGCGGCCGAGGAGGTGCACTCGGAGCCGGGCTGCCAGCTGTATGCGGTGCACGAGTCGGGTGAGACCTTCGTCTTCGTCGAGCAGTGGGCCGATGAAGAGGCGCTGAAGGTACACAGCACCGCGCCGGCGGTGGGCAAGATGTTCACCGCGGCCGGAGAGCACCTCGCCGGCGCGCCCGACATCAAGATGCTGCAGCCGGTCCCCGCGGGCGACGCGGACAAGGGACAACTGCGGCGGTGA
- the thyX gene encoding FAD-dependent thymidylate synthase, whose amino-acid sequence MAETAPLRVQLIAKTEFLAPPDVPWTTDADGGPALVEFAGRACYQSWSKPNPKTATNAGYIKHIIDVGHFSVLEHANVSFYITGISRSCTHELIRHRHFSYSQLSQRYVPEVQSQIVVPPGMADDPELREILAAAADASRATYTELLAKLEAKFAAGQPTEKMSALRRKQARQAARAVLPNATETRIVVTGNYRAWRHFVAMRASEHADVEIRRLAIECLRRLVDVAPAVFADFEISTLADGTEVATSPLATEA is encoded by the coding sequence GTGGCCGAGACCGCGCCGCTGCGCGTGCAACTGATCGCCAAGACCGAGTTCTTGGCACCACCGGACGTGCCGTGGACCACCGACGCCGACGGCGGCCCGGCGCTGGTCGAGTTCGCCGGGCGCGCCTGCTACCAGAGCTGGTCGAAACCCAACCCCAAGACCGCCACCAACGCCGGTTACATCAAACACATCATCGACGTCGGCCACTTTTCGGTGCTCGAGCACGCGAATGTGTCGTTCTACATCACCGGCATCTCGCGGTCGTGCACGCACGAACTGATCCGGCACCGCCATTTCTCCTACTCGCAGCTTTCGCAGCGCTACGTGCCTGAGGTGCAGTCGCAGATCGTGGTGCCGCCGGGCATGGCGGACGACCCCGAACTGCGGGAGATCCTGGCCGCGGCCGCCGACGCCAGCCGCGCCACCTACACCGAACTGCTGGCCAAGCTCGAGGCCAAGTTCGCGGCGGGTCAGCCGACCGAAAAAATGAGTGCGCTGCGTCGCAAGCAAGCGCGCCAGGCGGCCCGCGCGGTGCTGCCGAACGCCACCGAGACCCGCATCGTCGTGACCGGGAACTACCGGGCCTGGCGCCACTTCGTCGCGATGCGCGCCAGCGAGCACGCCGACGTGGAGATCCGGCGGCTGGCCATCGAATGCCTGCGACGGCTCGTCGACGTCGCGCCGGCGGTGTTCGCCGATTTTGAGATCTCTACCCTGGCCGATGGCACCGAGGTCGCGACCAGTCCGCTGGCGACCGAAGCCTGA
- a CDS encoding type I restriction-modification system subunit M: MTPSKELKATLWKAADKLRGSLSAGQYKDVVLGLVFLKHISEPHWNTLVDNAKSASVGRLVDDAMGAVMAANPALAGLLPRIYEDLDQRRLGELVELLANVRLDGPGPRDLMGEVYEYFLGNFARAEGKRGGEFFTPPSVVRLIVEVLEPARGRVYDPCCGSGGMFVQTENFVAARDGDPKDVRIYGQEGVEQTWRMAKLNLAIHGIDNAGLAQGDTFVDDLHSGVCMDYVMANPPFNIKDWARDEHDPRWRFGVPAAGNANFAWIQHILAKLAPGGRAGVVMANGSMSSNAIGEGDIRARIVDADLVSCMIALPAQLFRSTGIPVCLWFFAMDKGDRSGQVLFIDARGLGYLVDRAQRALTDEEVIRISDTYHAWSGSPSAKSAIYEDIPGFCKSASLDDIAAAGYLLTPGRYVGTPTAAQDAEPADEKIARLTRDLLAALDESARMETVVREQVRRLC; the protein is encoded by the coding sequence ATGACGCCATCCAAGGAGCTCAAAGCAACGCTGTGGAAAGCGGCCGACAAGTTGCGCGGATCCCTGTCGGCAGGTCAGTACAAGGACGTCGTGCTCGGGCTGGTGTTCCTCAAGCATATTTCCGAGCCGCACTGGAATACCTTGGTGGACAACGCAAAATCCGCTAGCGTCGGCCGGCTCGTGGACGACGCGATGGGCGCGGTGATGGCGGCAAACCCGGCCCTGGCCGGATTGCTGCCGCGGATCTACGAAGATCTCGACCAGCGCCGGCTCGGTGAGCTGGTCGAGCTGTTGGCGAACGTGCGACTGGACGGGCCGGGCCCCCGGGACCTGATGGGGGAGGTCTACGAGTACTTCCTCGGCAATTTCGCGCGTGCGGAAGGGAAGCGGGGCGGCGAGTTCTTCACCCCGCCCAGCGTGGTGCGACTGATCGTGGAGGTGCTGGAACCGGCGCGCGGGCGGGTGTACGACCCGTGCTGCGGCTCCGGCGGCATGTTCGTGCAGACCGAGAATTTCGTCGCCGCCCGCGACGGCGACCCCAAGGACGTCCGCATCTACGGTCAGGAGGGCGTCGAACAAACCTGGCGAATGGCGAAGCTGAACCTCGCCATTCACGGGATCGACAACGCGGGCCTGGCCCAGGGTGACACGTTCGTCGACGACCTGCACTCCGGCGTGTGTATGGACTACGTGATGGCCAACCCGCCGTTCAACATTAAGGATTGGGCCCGCGACGAGCACGATCCGCGGTGGCGCTTCGGTGTTCCCGCGGCCGGCAACGCCAACTTCGCCTGGATTCAGCACATCCTGGCCAAGCTGGCACCGGGCGGTCGGGCCGGGGTGGTGATGGCCAACGGCTCGATGTCGTCGAATGCGATCGGGGAGGGCGATATTCGCGCTCGGATCGTCGACGCGGACCTGGTGTCCTGCATGATCGCACTGCCCGCCCAGCTGTTTCGCAGCACCGGAATACCGGTGTGCCTGTGGTTTTTTGCGATGGACAAAGGCGACCGCTCGGGCCAGGTGCTGTTCATCGACGCCCGCGGGCTGGGCTATCTCGTCGATCGGGCGCAACGCGCGCTGACCGATGAGGAGGTCATCCGGATCAGCGACACCTACCACGCCTGGTCCGGGTCGCCGTCGGCGAAAAGTGCTATATATGAGGATATTCCGGGATTCTGCAAGTCCGCATCGCTGGACGACATCGCCGCCGCGGGTTACCTGCTCACGCCGGGGCGCTACGTCGGTACACCGACAGCCGCCCAGGACGCGGAGCCGGCCGACGAGAAGATCGCACGGCTGACCCGGGACCTTTTGGCGGCGCTGGATGAATCCGCGCGAATGGAAACGGTGGTGCGAGAGCAGGTGCGTCGCTTGTGCTGA
- the dapA gene encoding 4-hydroxy-tetrahydrodipicolinate synthase: MSSVGFDAPARLGTLLTAMVTPFGADGSLDTAAAARVAHHLVDAGCDGLVVSGTTGESPTTTDDEKLELLRVVLEAVGDRARVIAGAGTYDTAHSIKLAKASAAEGAHGLLVVTPYYSRPPQRGLIAHFTAVADATELPVLLYDIPPRSVVPIESDTIRVLASHPNIVGIKDAKADLHSGGQIIAETGLAYYSGDDALNLPWLAMGATGFISVISHLAPSQLRELLSAFGSGDIATARKINVAVAPLCNAMGRLGGVTLSKAGLRLQGIDVGDPRLPQVPATPEQIDALAADMRAASVLR; the protein is encoded by the coding sequence GTGAGTTCTGTCGGATTCGATGCCCCTGCGCGTCTGGGAACCTTGCTGACCGCAATGGTGACGCCGTTTGGCGCCGATGGTTCGCTTGACACCGCCGCCGCGGCGCGCGTGGCACACCACCTGGTGGACGCCGGTTGCGACGGCCTGGTCGTCTCGGGAACCACTGGTGAATCGCCGACCACCACCGACGACGAGAAGCTCGAGCTGCTGCGCGTGGTCCTGGAAGCCGTGGGCGATCGGGCGCGAGTCATCGCCGGAGCGGGCACCTACGACACCGCGCACAGCATCAAGCTGGCCAAGGCCAGCGCGGCCGAGGGCGCACACGGGCTGCTGGTGGTCACGCCGTACTACTCGCGGCCGCCGCAGCGCGGGCTGATCGCGCACTTCACCGCCGTCGCCGACGCCACCGAACTGCCGGTGCTGCTGTATGACATCCCGCCGCGGTCGGTGGTCCCGATCGAGTCCGACACGATCCGCGTCCTGGCGTCGCACCCGAACATCGTCGGGATCAAGGACGCCAAGGCCGATCTGCACAGCGGCGGCCAGATCATCGCCGAAACCGGGTTGGCCTACTACTCCGGAGACGACGCGCTCAACCTGCCCTGGCTGGCGATGGGTGCGACGGGCTTCATCAGCGTGATTTCTCACCTCGCCCCGAGCCAGCTTCGGGAGTTGTTGTCCGCCTTCGGTTCCGGGGACATCGCGACCGCCCGCAAGATCAACGTCGCGGTCGCGCCGCTGTGCAACGCGATGGGCCGCCTGGGCGGAGTGACGCTGTCCAAGGCGGGTCTGCGCCTGCAGGGCATTGACGTCGGCGATCCCCGGCTGCCGCAGGTGCCGGCGACGCCGGAGCAGATCGACGCGCTGGCCGCCGACATGCGCGCGGCCTCGGTACTGCGGTGA
- a CDS encoding restriction endonuclease subunit S, producing MKATLGEYLDFRTGSGAPVRVPDGRFPVYGANGAIGYAAQSNASGPLIVLGRVGSYCGSLRYCDSDVWVTDNALVCRAKEPAETRYWYYALQTCRLGDHRAGSGQPLLNQAILRDVSVRTVPGRQRQRIAALLGAFDDKVAANERVVEAAERLMLGLVEPIRDHVPLSSLARLSTAVRKPRQFDGVVAHFSLPAFDDGATARLVERARVKSGKFELSQPCVLFAKLNPRIPRIWNVVQLPSEMAVASTEFAVLTPNGVDASALWAAVAQSDVSQRLQQQAAGTSTSRQRISSRDLMDVEVRDVRRLTADAAQTITAAGALCHARRGESLRLAGFRDALLPLLMSGKARLG from the coding sequence CTGAAGGCGACGCTGGGGGAGTACCTCGACTTCCGCACCGGAAGCGGTGCGCCGGTCCGGGTGCCCGATGGGCGGTTTCCCGTCTACGGTGCCAACGGCGCGATCGGGTATGCGGCACAGTCCAACGCGAGTGGCCCGCTGATCGTGCTCGGTCGCGTCGGATCGTATTGCGGCAGCCTGCGGTACTGCGATTCCGATGTGTGGGTCACCGACAACGCGCTGGTGTGCCGGGCCAAAGAGCCTGCCGAGACCCGCTATTGGTATTACGCACTGCAAACCTGCCGGCTGGGCGATCACCGGGCCGGCTCGGGCCAACCGCTGCTCAATCAGGCGATTCTGCGCGACGTTTCGGTGCGGACCGTCCCGGGACGCCAGCGGCAACGGATTGCCGCACTGCTCGGCGCGTTCGACGACAAAGTGGCGGCCAACGAACGCGTGGTCGAGGCTGCCGAGCGGCTGATGCTGGGCCTCGTCGAGCCGATCCGCGACCACGTACCTCTGTCGAGCCTGGCGCGACTCTCCACGGCCGTTCGCAAACCGCGGCAATTCGACGGCGTCGTCGCGCATTTCAGTCTTCCGGCGTTCGACGACGGCGCCACCGCGCGGCTGGTCGAGCGGGCGAGGGTGAAAAGCGGCAAGTTCGAGCTGTCGCAACCGTGCGTGCTGTTCGCCAAGCTCAACCCGCGGATTCCGCGTATCTGGAATGTCGTGCAATTGCCCTCCGAAATGGCAGTGGCGAGTACGGAATTCGCCGTGCTCACACCCAACGGCGTCGATGCCTCGGCGCTGTGGGCCGCGGTAGCCCAATCCGACGTCTCGCAGCGACTGCAGCAGCAGGCCGCCGGAACGTCGACTAGCCGCCAACGCATCTCGTCGCGAGATCTGATGGATGTCGAGGTGCGCGACGTAAGGCGCCTGACCGCAGATGCGGCACAGACGATCACCGCTGCGGGTGCGCTGTGTCACGCGCGGCGCGGCGAATCCCTGCGGCTGGCGGGTTTCCGCGACGCCCTGCTGCCGTTGCTGATGTCGGGCAAGGCCCGGCTGGGTTAG
- a CDS encoding SAM-dependent methyltransferase, whose protein sequence is MARNPAAQTAFGPVVLAAVEQNEPAGRRLVDDDLADLFLPAPLRWLVATTRATPIRRLMIRASEFSGPGLWANLACRKRFIADKITESLDDINAVVVLGAGLDTRAYLLNRRVRMPVFEVDLPVNIARKAKTLRRVLGGPPLSVRLVALDFERDDLLTALAEHGYRTDYRAFFVCEGVTQYLTEEGVRRTLDGLRAAASGSRLVFTYVRRDFIDGTNRYGTRTLYRTVRQRKKLWHFGLQPDEVADFIAEYGWRLVEQAGPDELVARYVAPTGRKLKASQLEWSAYAEKV, encoded by the coding sequence ATGGCACGAAACCCCGCTGCGCAGACCGCTTTCGGCCCCGTGGTGCTGGCCGCCGTCGAGCAGAACGAACCGGCCGGGCGTCGGCTGGTCGACGACGACCTCGCGGATCTATTCTTGCCGGCGCCGCTGCGCTGGCTGGTCGCGACCACCCGGGCCACGCCGATCCGCCGCCTGATGATTCGCGCATCGGAATTCAGCGGCCCCGGCCTGTGGGCAAACCTGGCCTGCCGCAAGCGTTTCATCGCTGACAAGATCACCGAGTCGCTCGACGACATCAACGCGGTGGTCGTCCTCGGCGCCGGGCTGGACACCCGCGCCTACCTGCTGAACCGGCGGGTCCGAATGCCTGTTTTCGAAGTGGACCTGCCGGTCAACATCGCCCGCAAGGCCAAGACGCTGCGGCGGGTTCTGGGCGGTCCGCCCCTCTCGGTTCGATTGGTGGCCTTGGATTTTGAGCGCGATGACCTGCTCACCGCCCTGGCTGAGCACGGCTATCGCACCGACTACCGGGCCTTTTTCGTCTGCGAAGGCGTCACGCAGTACCTCACCGAAGAGGGCGTGCGCCGAACGCTCGACGGACTGCGCGCCGCCGCGTCGGGCAGCCGGCTGGTGTTCACCTACGTCCGCCGCGACTTCATCGACGGGACGAATCGCTACGGCACCCGCACGTTGTATCGGACCGTGCGCCAGCGCAAAAAACTTTGGCATTTCGGCCTGCAGCCCGACGAGGTCGCCGACTTCATCGCCGAATACGGCTGGCGGCTGGTCGAGCAGGCCGGACCCGACGAACTGGTCGCGCGTTACGTCGCACCCACCGGCCGCAAACTCAAAGCGTCACAACTGGAATGGTCGGCCTACGCCGAGAAGGTCTAA
- a CDS encoding mycofactocin-coupled SDR family oxidoreductase, with amino-acid sequence MTACGPLQGKVALITGAARGQGRAHAVRLASDGADVIAVDLCAQIASVRYPLATPEDLAATVKLVEDTGARIVAKQADVRDRESLSAAVQAGIDELGRLDIVVANAGIAPMQSGDDGWRDVIDVNLTGVYHTIKAAIPTMVAQGTGGSIVLISSSAGLAGVGSADAGSVGYAAAKHGVVGLMRIYANLLAKDMIRVNSIHPSGVETPMINNEFTREWLAEMAAATDAPAALGNAMPVETLDVEDIANAVAWLVSDQARYITGVTLPVDAGFLNK; translated from the coding sequence GTGACCGCCTGCGGCCCGCTGCAGGGAAAGGTCGCGCTGATCACCGGCGCGGCCCGCGGTCAGGGCCGCGCGCACGCGGTGCGACTGGCCAGCGACGGCGCCGACGTGATCGCCGTCGACCTGTGCGCGCAGATCGCGAGCGTCCGCTACCCGCTGGCCACGCCCGAGGACCTGGCGGCCACCGTCAAGCTCGTCGAAGACACCGGCGCCCGCATCGTCGCCAAACAAGCCGATGTGCGTGATCGCGAATCGCTGTCGGCCGCGGTGCAGGCCGGTATCGATGAGCTCGGCCGCCTCGACATCGTGGTGGCCAACGCCGGCATCGCGCCGATGCAATCCGGCGACGACGGCTGGCGCGACGTGATCGACGTCAACCTCACCGGCGTCTACCACACGATCAAGGCCGCGATACCGACCATGGTCGCCCAAGGCACCGGCGGGTCGATCGTGCTGATCAGCTCGAGTGCCGGCCTGGCCGGCGTCGGCAGTGCGGACGCCGGTTCGGTCGGCTACGCCGCCGCCAAACACGGGGTGGTGGGGTTGATGCGGATATACGCGAATCTGCTTGCCAAGGATATGATTCGGGTCAACTCGATTCACCCCTCCGGTGTGGAGACGCCGATGATCAACAACGAGTTCACCCGCGAATGGCTGGCCGAGATGGCCGCGGCGACCGACGCGCCCGCAGCGCTGGGTAACGCCATGCCGGTGGAGACGCTGGACGTCGAGGATATCGCCAACGCGGTGGCATGGCTGGTGTCCGACCAGGCGCGCTACATCACTGGCGTCACCTTGCCCGTCGACGCGGGCTTTTTGAACAAGTAG
- a CDS encoding ribonuclease J, with translation MDVDLGPPGPLTAGGLRVTALGGIGEIGRNMTVFEHLGRLLIIDCGVMFPTHDEPGVDLILPDLRHIEDRLDDIEALVLTHAHEDHIGAIPFLLRLRPDIPVVGSKFTLAMVAAKCREHRIKPVFVEVKEGQSSRHGVFECEYFAVNHSIPDALAIAVYTGAGTVLHTGDIKLDQLPLDGRPTDLPGMSRLGGAGVDLFLCDSTNSEIPGVGPSESEVGPTLHRLIRGAEGRVIVACFASNVDRVQQIIDAAVALGRRVSFVGRSMVRNMSIARDLGFLRVNDSDLIDIGAAEMMAPERVVLITTGTQGEPMAALSRMSRGEHRSITLTAGDLVVLSSSLIPGNEEAVYGVIDALAKVGARVVTNAQARVHVSGHAYAGELLFLYNGVRSRNVMPVHGTWRMLRANAKLAASTGVPEESILLAENGVSVDLVGGRASIAGAVPVGKMFVDGLITGDVGDITLGERLILSEGFVAVTVVVTRGTGRPVATPHLHSRGFSEDPKALEPAVRKVAEELEALVADNVTDPIRIAQGVRRTVGKWVGETYRRQPMIVPTVIEV, from the coding sequence GTGGATGTCGACCTCGGCCCGCCCGGTCCGCTGACCGCAGGTGGGTTGCGGGTGACTGCGCTCGGCGGCATCGGCGAAATAGGCCGCAATATGACGGTTTTCGAGCATCTGGGCCGGCTGCTGATCATCGACTGTGGCGTGATGTTTCCCACCCACGACGAGCCCGGTGTCGACCTGATCCTGCCCGATCTGCGCCACATCGAAGACCGGCTCGACGACATCGAGGCGCTGGTCCTGACGCATGCGCACGAGGACCACATCGGCGCAATCCCATTCCTGCTGCGGCTGCGGCCCGACATCCCGGTCGTCGGCTCCAAGTTCACCCTGGCGATGGTTGCCGCGAAGTGCCGCGAGCACCGAATCAAGCCGGTGTTCGTCGAAGTCAAAGAGGGCCAGAGCAGCCGCCACGGCGTGTTCGAGTGCGAATACTTCGCGGTGAATCACTCCATCCCGGACGCGCTGGCCATCGCGGTGTACACCGGCGCGGGAACCGTTTTGCACACCGGCGATATCAAGCTCGACCAACTACCGCTGGACGGTCGGCCCACCGACCTGCCCGGCATGTCGCGGCTCGGCGGCGCCGGTGTGGATCTGTTCCTGTGTGACTCGACCAACTCCGAGATCCCCGGCGTCGGGCCGTCGGAGAGCGAGGTGGGCCCGACGCTGCACCGGCTGATCCGGGGCGCCGAAGGCCGGGTGATCGTGGCATGCTTTGCCTCCAACGTCGACCGGGTACAGCAAATCATCGATGCCGCAGTGGCTTTGGGCCGGCGAGTGTCGTTCGTCGGACGCTCGATGGTGCGCAACATGAGCATCGCCCGCGACCTGGGCTTCCTGCGGGTCAACGACTCCGACCTGATCGACATCGGGGCGGCAGAGATGATGGCGCCCGAGCGGGTGGTGCTGATCACCACCGGAACTCAGGGCGAGCCGATGGCGGCGTTGTCCCGGATGTCGCGCGGCGAGCATCGCAGTATCACGCTGACCGCGGGGGACCTGGTCGTGCTGTCGTCGTCGTTGATCCCGGGCAACGAGGAGGCCGTCTACGGCGTGATCGACGCGCTGGCCAAGGTCGGCGCCCGAGTGGTCACCAATGCCCAAGCCCGAGTGCATGTTTCGGGCCACGCCTACGCGGGCGAACTGCTCTTCCTCTACAACGGGGTGCGGTCGCGCAATGTGATGCCGGTGCACGGCACCTGGCGCATGTTGCGCGCCAACGCCAAGCTGGCCGCCTCCACCGGGGTTCCGGAGGAGTCAATCCTGTTGGCGGAGAACGGCGTCAGCGTCGACCTGGTCGGCGGCAGGGCATCGATCGCCGGAGCGGTACCGGTCGGCAAGATGTTCGTCGACGGGCTGATCACCGGCGACGTCGGCGACATCACCCTGGGCGAGCGGCTGATTCTGTCCGAAGGCTTCGTCGCGGTGACCGTGGTGGTAACCCGCGGCACCGGACGGCCGGTGGCGACGCCGCACTTGCACTCGCGCGGGTTCTCCGAGGATCCCAAGGCGCTCGAGCCGGCGGTGCGCAAAGTCGCCGAAGAGCTCGAAGCGCTGGTCGCCGACAACGTCACCGACCCGATCCGGATCGCGCAAGGCGTACGGCGCACCGTCGGCAAGTGGGTGGGCGAAACCTATCGCCGCCAGCCGATGATCGTGCCGACGGTCATCGAAGTGTGA
- a CDS encoding EspA/EspE family type VII secretion system effector: MSIFASAARCITSLANLGQQGAGLGLDFSGWSGSTPGAEGYAATATNTAADLGSFGAAIGGRVIAQNFKSLSTGAKFDTIARMGGEKGVNDFGKAVSIISWTITTVQLLQLTTGFGTPYDGAALQTGSQQFTSLAGQLQSALPDSGWVGDASQAYADLDAALQSAAQQMAELDSQLAALVKNQGEWVTHMQLAFSILNGLLTTALIIELILTVAVPAPAGPAVAKIFAITVASLGISAAVSFLGTLLGYSIENGKKADALADSYAALVAGIVQNDSVARATVTVAGQSNSAVSSFEAISAGLSGPSVTAGAPAVAPPAADRAQQRVPGDVAAPAAPPAPAAPAAPAAPAAPAYAPASAPTGTMPTLVQAAAMSGTNLSGRVAQPESLVNQAKAQVRQLAQPDPQEDAAVPANEVHTDEGAGTSRAAQGTERAPIGATPGATAPADQPSSSQRSA; this comes from the coding sequence ATGTCTATCTTTGCTTCTGCCGCCAGGTGCATCACCAGCCTGGCCAACCTGGGTCAGCAAGGCGCCGGCCTGGGCCTCGATTTCAGTGGCTGGAGCGGCTCTACGCCGGGCGCTGAGGGCTATGCGGCCACGGCGACCAATACCGCTGCCGACCTGGGGTCCTTCGGGGCCGCCATCGGCGGCAGGGTGATCGCTCAGAACTTCAAGTCCCTGTCTACAGGTGCCAAGTTCGACACGATCGCTCGAATGGGTGGAGAAAAGGGAGTGAACGACTTCGGCAAGGCGGTCAGCATCATCTCCTGGACCATCACCACCGTCCAGCTTTTGCAGCTGACGACCGGATTCGGAACGCCTTATGACGGCGCTGCCCTGCAGACCGGTTCGCAGCAATTCACTTCGCTCGCCGGGCAGCTGCAGTCCGCGCTGCCCGACAGCGGTTGGGTGGGCGACGCGTCGCAAGCCTATGCCGACCTGGACGCGGCGCTGCAGAGTGCGGCGCAGCAAATGGCCGAGCTGGACAGCCAGCTGGCGGCCCTGGTGAAAAACCAGGGCGAGTGGGTCACCCATATGCAATTGGCTTTCAGCATATTGAACGGTCTCCTCACCACGGCCCTGATCATCGAGCTGATTCTCACGGTGGCGGTGCCGGCGCCAGCCGGTCCCGCCGTGGCGAAAATCTTCGCGATCACGGTTGCGAGTTTGGGAATTTCGGCCGCCGTGAGCTTCCTGGGCACTTTGCTCGGCTATTCGATCGAGAACGGCAAAAAGGCGGATGCGCTGGCCGACAGCTACGCGGCCCTGGTCGCAGGGATCGTTCAAAACGATTCTGTCGCTCGGGCGACGGTGACCGTCGCCGGCCAGTCCAACTCCGCCGTGTCGAGCTTCGAGGCCATCTCGGCCGGTCTGTCCGGGCCGTCCGTGACTGCCGGCGCGCCGGCAGTCGCGCCGCCGGCCGCCGATCGCGCGCAGCAACGCGTGCCGGGTGACGTCGCGGCACCGGCTGCACCCCCCGCGCCCGCGGCACCGGCAGCGCCCGCGGCACCGGCAGCGCCCGCTTACGCGCCTGCGTCCGCGCCCACGGGCACCATGCCCACGCTGGTTCAGGCCGCCGCAATGTCCGGCACCAACCTGTCCGGCCGGGTGGCGCAGCCCGAAAGCCTGGTCAACCAGGCCAAGGCGCAGGTGCGCCAACTTGCCCAGCCGGACCCGCAGGAAGACGCCGCGGTACCCGCCAACGAGGTCCACACCGACGAGGGTGCGGGCACGAGTCGGGCGGCACAGGGAACCGAGCGCGCACCGATCGGGGCGACACCGGGGGCCACCGCACCAGCGGATCAGCCAAGCTCGTCTCAGCGCAGCGCGTGA
- a CDS encoding ESX-1 secretion-associated protein, which yields MTDLAVTPEHLDKLATKQDQAATQATTAGSAGSNVEVAVWVTHGVVSGASNVAFTKAVAARKKTADAMSKASTGLAGKLRTAKAVYGNADDEAGKSIDRQLLDR from the coding sequence ATGACTGATCTAGCCGTCACCCCAGAGCACCTCGACAAACTGGCGACCAAGCAAGACCAAGCGGCTACCCAGGCCACCACCGCGGGGTCTGCGGGCTCCAATGTAGAAGTAGCCGTGTGGGTCACCCACGGTGTCGTCAGCGGGGCGTCCAACGTTGCCTTCACCAAAGCCGTTGCCGCGCGGAAGAAGACGGCCGACGCGATGAGCAAGGCGTCGACCGGGCTTGCCGGCAAGCTGCGCACCGCGAAGGCCGTTTACGGAAACGCCGACGACGAAGCGGGCAAGAGTATCGACCGACAGCTCCTGGATCGCTGA